From Acidipropionibacterium acidipropionici, one genomic window encodes:
- a CDS encoding L-lactate dehydrogenase — translation MRSRTKIAIIGTGQVGTATAFELIITGLVDDLVLVDLNAQAAASQALDLNQAASAQPFGTVVTSGGYDACGDADIVVITASAPLKAGGSRDSLLMSSCGIVDAIVPDVVEAGFDGIFVVITNPVDVVTDRVARLSGFPRERVIGTGTALDSLRIRQQLSQIFSVDEQSIQAYAMGEHGDTQMVPWSAVTFWGKPLDQAIADNPERSRGVDPDTVLDEAKDSAFQIVKGKGTTSFGIAATTCAIIAAIVRDERSIIPVSVRLDGEYGYNDIFVGVPTIIGVDGIREVVNIHLTPEEKKAFDASVSRIAEVRDHAPALPSHLATR, via the coding sequence ATGCGCAGCCGTACGAAGATCGCCATCATCGGGACCGGGCAGGTGGGCACCGCCACCGCCTTCGAGCTCATCATCACGGGCCTGGTGGACGATCTGGTGCTGGTCGATCTCAACGCCCAGGCGGCCGCCTCCCAGGCCCTGGACCTCAATCAGGCGGCCTCCGCCCAACCCTTCGGCACCGTAGTGACCTCCGGCGGATACGACGCCTGCGGCGATGCGGACATCGTCGTCATCACGGCGTCGGCCCCCCTCAAGGCCGGCGGCTCCCGCGACTCCCTGCTGATGAGCTCCTGCGGGATCGTCGACGCCATCGTGCCCGACGTCGTCGAGGCGGGATTCGACGGCATCTTCGTGGTGATCACCAATCCGGTCGACGTCGTCACCGACCGCGTCGCCAGGCTCTCCGGCTTCCCCCGCGAGCGCGTCATCGGCACCGGCACCGCCCTGGACTCGCTGCGGATCCGCCAGCAGCTCTCCCAGATCTTCTCCGTCGACGAGCAGTCCATCCAGGCCTACGCGATGGGGGAGCACGGCGACACGCAGATGGTGCCCTGGTCGGCCGTCACCTTCTGGGGCAAGCCGCTGGACCAGGCCATCGCCGACAACCCGGAGCGCTCCCGCGGCGTCGACCCCGACACCGTCCTCGACGAGGCCAAGGACAGCGCCTTCCAGATCGTCAAGGGCAAGGGGACGACGTCCTTCGGTATCGCCGCCACCACCTGCGCGATCATCGCGGCCATCGTGCGCGACGAGCGCTCCATCATCCCGGTCTCCGTCCGCCTGGACGGCGAGTACGGGTACAACGACATCTTCGTCGGGGTGCCGACCATCATCGGCGTCGACGGCATCCGGGAGGTCGTCAACATCCACCTCACTCCCGAGGAGAAGAAGGCCTTCGACGCCTCGGTGTCCCGTATCGCCGAGGTCCGCGACCATGCCCCGGCGCTGCCGTCTCACCTTGCCACCCGGTGA
- a CDS encoding IS630 family transposase, translated as MREDDGRKLDHKTLEALRVRAVGQVEKGARVEDVAAGLGLNRSSVFKWVAAYHAGGKKALRARPVPGRPPKLSGVQTEEIYQIVAGTNPDQHQLDFGLWTRDLVRQIIATRFGVELSLPSVGRLLHKLGMSPQRPLHRAWQSDPQAVAEWREQVYPPIAAEAKKKGAVIFFGDEASVRSDYHSGTTWGVIGRTPVVKTTGARFSVNMISAVSAQGKLRFSIVDGTMNATRFLDFCRRLLRDEGRPVVLIVDGHAAHKAKKVRKWVDSTEGRFTLVHLPAYSPFLNPDEWVWKNVKADRVGRHAITGPDQFKALAVAGLRRLQRLPQIVRGFFADPDLAYINAAA; from the coding sequence ATGCGCGAGGATGACGGGCGGAAGCTGGACCACAAGACCCTGGAGGCCCTGCGGGTGAGGGCTGTGGGCCAGGTCGAGAAGGGGGCCCGGGTCGAGGACGTCGCGGCGGGGCTGGGGCTGAACCGTTCGAGTGTGTTCAAGTGGGTGGCGGCATACCATGCGGGCGGGAAGAAGGCCCTGAGGGCACGTCCGGTGCCGGGCCGGCCTCCGAAACTGTCGGGTGTCCAGACCGAGGAGATCTACCAGATCGTCGCGGGGACGAACCCGGACCAGCATCAACTGGACTTCGGGTTGTGGACCCGTGACCTGGTCCGCCAGATCATCGCCACACGGTTCGGTGTTGAACTGTCGCTTCCGTCGGTGGGCCGCCTGCTCCACAAGCTGGGCATGTCCCCGCAACGGCCCCTGCACCGGGCCTGGCAGTCCGACCCGCAGGCGGTGGCCGAATGGCGCGAGCAGGTGTATCCGCCGATCGCCGCCGAGGCGAAGAAGAAGGGGGCGGTCATCTTCTTCGGTGACGAGGCCTCGGTCCGCTCCGACTACCACTCCGGCACCACCTGGGGGGTGATCGGACGCACCCCGGTCGTCAAGACCACCGGGGCCCGGTTCAGTGTGAATATGATCTCGGCGGTCTCGGCCCAGGGCAAGCTGCGGTTCTCCATCGTGGACGGCACCATGAATGCCACCCGGTTCCTGGACTTCTGCCGTCGGCTGCTGCGCGACGAGGGCAGACCGGTGGTGCTGATCGTCGACGGACATGCCGCCCACAAGGCCAAGAAGGTCCGCAAGTGGGTGGACTCGACCGAGGGCCGGTTCACCCTGGTGCACCTGCCGGCCTACTCCCCGTTCCTCAACCCCGACGAATGGGTATGGAAAAACGTCAAGGCCGACCGGGTCGGCCGCCATGCCATCACCGGGCCCGACCAGTTCAAGGCCCTGGCGGTCGCCGGCCTGCGACGTCTCCAGCGCCTGCCACAGATCGTGAGGGGCTTCTTCGCCGACCCGGACCTCGCCTACATCAATGCCGCGGCCTGA
- a CDS encoding tyrosine-protein phosphatase, translated as MTSPSETARSRRVPLPSAPNMRDLGGLPVSGGVVRAAEVFRSASVAKLSDADQEAFGELGIATVYDLRTARERGTEPDRLPASIPSVHLDVMADDEADTTAGLTVLRGDAKRVGEVLRNGGAIRKMEQSYRKFVSLDSARDAYRSFFLALADEGRDGAALFHCATGKDRTGWAAAGLLRILGADEDVVLADYLQTNTDLLPALQTVLDKAEADGLDPDLLLPILGVRESYLESADDEVKRVFGSFDAYLSEGLGLDDTTLEALRERFVE; from the coding sequence ATGACGTCTCCCTCCGAAACAGCCCGTTCCCGCCGCGTCCCCCTGCCCAGCGCCCCGAATATGCGGGATCTGGGCGGCTTGCCCGTATCGGGGGGTGTGGTGCGCGCCGCTGAGGTGTTCCGGTCTGCGTCGGTCGCCAAGTTGAGCGACGCCGATCAGGAGGCTTTCGGCGAGCTCGGGATCGCCACGGTGTACGACCTGCGGACCGCCCGGGAACGGGGCACCGAGCCCGACCGGCTGCCGGCGTCGATCCCCTCGGTGCATCTCGATGTGATGGCGGACGACGAGGCCGACACCACGGCAGGGCTCACCGTGCTGCGCGGCGACGCGAAACGGGTCGGGGAGGTGCTGCGCAACGGCGGGGCGATCCGGAAGATGGAGCAGTCCTACCGCAAGTTCGTGAGCCTGGACTCGGCGCGTGATGCCTACCGGAGCTTCTTCCTGGCTCTGGCCGATGAGGGGCGTGACGGTGCGGCGCTCTTCCACTGCGCCACCGGCAAGGACCGTACCGGCTGGGCCGCGGCAGGACTGCTGCGGATCCTCGGGGCCGACGAGGACGTCGTTCTCGCCGACTACCTGCAGACCAACACCGATCTGCTGCCGGCCCTCCAGACCGTCCTGGACAAGGCGGAGGCCGACGGGCTGGACCCCGATCTGCTGCTGCCGATCCTCGGGGTGCGCGAGAGCTACCTGGAATCCGCCGACGACGAGGTGAAGCGCGTCTTCGGCAGCTTCGACGCCTACCTCTCGGAGGGGCTGGGTCTGGACGACACCACCCTTGAGGCCCTGAGGGAGCGGTTCGTCGAATAG
- a CDS encoding glycoside hydrolase family 2 TIM barrel-domain containing protein, which translates to MPDPQYLTDTGPGTGRRRSARSWLHTDAPTLSLNGTWRFRLLPGAPGTPGGDQVLRRSAAMPVDPDGVVEEPFAMADPGYDDSGWDELALPCHWVMAGDGKYGSPIYTNVQLPFPVDPPNVPDENPTGDHRRTFTLPEGWADSSRYEAVVLRFDGVESRFAVWVNGAFVGTGTGSRLASEFDVTEFVNPGENVVAVRVHQWSASTYAEDQDQWWLPGIFRDVTLQARPVGGLKDVWLRADYDHQPGAGVISPELHCSDEAFPVRLSVPELGVDVVWNSRAEVAQIRIDHVEPWSAERPRLYDATVATDSETISLRIGFRTVRIVGDQFRVNGATVTCHGMNRHEVRADAGRVFDEDFAREDLALMKRHNVNAIRTSHYPPHPRLLDLADELGFWVILENDLETHWAIEEVETDRLNPTSDPAWADALVDRMRRTVERDKNHPSIIMWSLGNESGTGANLASMAAWTRRRDPSRPIHYEGDRTTAYTDVYSRMYPSVPEVESIGSDDTTALRGASVAESARLRTKPFILCEYAHAMGNGPGALDRYEALVDAHPRLHGGFVWEWRDHGLLTRTADGTPFYGYGGDFGEDVHDGAFVVDGMVLSDSTPSPGLAEFAAVAAPIRFDFLPDGQWLTIENHRHDADTSDLQISWRVEQDGVEISNGNLDCDPIAAGDEIVINLLIPTVTDEGETWLTVEAALADDAPWAPAGHVVARSQFDLTPASAPAPARAFPGVAAPGSVSAEFFDLGPARFEGADLVSLAGLPVAGPRLELWRAPTDNDALASTPSSDAHDPAASWRGVEWTATGRDASYEDQWRAAHLDLLSSRLLAAYRDGGLFHVERRYSVPDSSASVRVVEDWALDGDRLGLDVAMIVSPDWQIVWPRFGVRFDLPVGVDHASWFGTGPGPSYPDSRNGVHVGRFEAGIDDLFVDYAVPQENGHRSDLRSLTLGRTDADGGATPWLQVDATHDQAGRRPGFTLSRWSAQELAAADHSYELPTPTASYLYLDAAQNGLGSRSCGPDVWPTELLRPGSRTLHLTLKEL; encoded by the coding sequence ATGCCAGATCCCCAGTACCTCACCGATACCGGACCCGGAACCGGACGACGCCGGTCGGCCAGATCCTGGCTCCACACCGACGCCCCGACCCTGAGTCTCAACGGCACCTGGAGGTTCCGGCTGCTGCCCGGCGCCCCCGGGACCCCCGGCGGGGACCAGGTGCTGCGCCGCAGCGCAGCGATGCCCGTCGACCCCGACGGCGTCGTCGAGGAGCCCTTCGCGATGGCCGACCCCGGATACGACGACTCGGGCTGGGACGAGCTCGCGCTGCCCTGCCACTGGGTGATGGCCGGCGACGGGAAGTACGGCTCCCCGATCTACACCAACGTCCAGCTGCCCTTCCCGGTCGACCCGCCGAACGTCCCCGATGAGAACCCCACCGGGGACCACCGGCGCACCTTCACGCTGCCCGAGGGCTGGGCCGACAGCTCCCGCTACGAGGCGGTCGTGCTGCGCTTCGACGGCGTCGAGTCGCGTTTCGCGGTGTGGGTCAACGGCGCATTCGTCGGCACCGGCACCGGTTCCCGGCTGGCCTCGGAGTTCGACGTCACCGAGTTCGTCAACCCCGGCGAGAACGTCGTCGCCGTGCGGGTGCACCAGTGGTCGGCCTCGACCTACGCCGAGGACCAGGACCAGTGGTGGCTGCCCGGCATCTTCCGCGACGTCACCCTGCAGGCCCGCCCGGTGGGCGGCCTGAAGGACGTCTGGCTGCGGGCCGACTACGACCATCAGCCCGGGGCCGGGGTCATCAGCCCCGAGCTGCACTGCTCCGACGAGGCCTTCCCGGTGAGGCTGAGCGTTCCCGAGCTGGGCGTCGACGTGGTCTGGAACTCCCGCGCCGAGGTCGCGCAGATCCGTATCGACCACGTCGAGCCGTGGTCGGCCGAGCGTCCCCGACTCTACGACGCCACAGTGGCCACAGACTCCGAGACGATCAGTCTGCGGATCGGATTCCGGACCGTGCGGATCGTCGGCGACCAGTTCCGGGTCAACGGCGCAACGGTCACCTGCCACGGGATGAACCGCCACGAGGTCCGCGCCGACGCCGGACGGGTCTTCGACGAGGACTTCGCCCGCGAGGACCTGGCGCTCATGAAGCGCCACAACGTCAACGCCATCCGCACCTCCCACTACCCGCCTCACCCGCGTCTGCTGGATCTGGCCGACGAGCTCGGGTTCTGGGTGATCCTCGAGAACGACCTGGAGACCCACTGGGCCATCGAGGAGGTCGAGACCGATCGGCTCAATCCGACCAGCGATCCCGCCTGGGCCGACGCCCTCGTCGACCGGATGAGACGCACCGTCGAACGCGACAAGAACCATCCCAGCATCATCATGTGGTCGCTGGGCAACGAGTCCGGAACCGGGGCGAACCTGGCCTCGATGGCCGCCTGGACGCGGCGTCGCGACCCCTCGAGGCCGATCCACTACGAGGGCGACCGGACAACCGCCTACACCGACGTCTACTCCCGGATGTACCCGTCGGTCCCCGAGGTGGAATCCATCGGCTCTGATGACACCACAGCCCTGCGCGGCGCATCGGTGGCCGAGTCCGCCCGGCTGCGGACCAAGCCCTTCATCCTCTGCGAGTACGCCCACGCGATGGGCAACGGACCGGGCGCCCTGGACCGCTACGAGGCCCTCGTCGACGCCCATCCGCGCCTGCACGGCGGTTTCGTGTGGGAGTGGCGGGATCACGGCCTGCTCACCCGCACCGCCGACGGGACGCCGTTCTACGGCTACGGGGGAGATTTCGGCGAGGACGTCCACGACGGCGCCTTCGTCGTCGACGGGATGGTGCTGTCAGACTCGACGCCGTCCCCCGGCCTGGCGGAGTTCGCCGCGGTGGCCGCGCCGATCCGGTTCGACTTCCTGCCCGACGGCCAGTGGTTGACCATCGAGAACCACCGGCACGACGCCGACACCTCAGACCTGCAGATCTCCTGGCGGGTGGAGCAGGACGGGGTCGAGATCTCCAACGGCAACCTGGACTGCGATCCCATCGCGGCCGGCGACGAGATCGTCATCAACCTTCTGATCCCCACGGTCACCGACGAGGGGGAGACCTGGCTGACGGTGGAGGCCGCCCTGGCCGACGACGCCCCCTGGGCCCCGGCCGGGCATGTGGTCGCCCGGTCCCAGTTCGACCTCACCCCCGCCTCGGCGCCGGCGCCCGCCCGGGCGTTCCCCGGAGTCGCCGCCCCCGGATCCGTGTCCGCCGAGTTCTTCGACCTCGGCCCGGCCCGCTTCGAGGGGGCCGATCTGGTGTCTCTGGCCGGCCTGCCTGTGGCCGGTCCGCGACTGGAGCTGTGGCGCGCGCCCACCGACAATGACGCGCTGGCCTCCACCCCGAGCTCCGACGCCCACGATCCGGCCGCCTCTTGGCGGGGGGTGGAGTGGACGGCCACCGGGCGCGACGCCTCCTACGAGGATCAGTGGCGAGCCGCACACCTCGACCTTCTGAGCTCCCGGCTGCTGGCGGCCTACCGGGACGGCGGATTGTTCCACGTGGAACGTCGCTACTCGGTGCCCGACAGCTCCGCCTCTGTGAGAGTGGTCGAGGACTGGGCCCTGGACGGCGATCGGCTGGGGCTGGACGTGGCCATGATCGTCAGCCCGGACTGGCAGATCGTCTGGCCCCGGTTCGGGGTGCGATTCGACCTTCCGGTCGGAGTCGATCATGCCTCCTGGTTCGGCACCGGACCGGGGCCGTCCTACCCGGACTCGCGCAACGGCGTCCACGTGGGGCGCTTCGAGGCCGGCATTGACGACCTCTTCGTCGACTACGCCGTCCCCCAGGAGAACGGACACCGCTCGGATCTGCGGTCGCTGACGCTGGGGAGGACGGATGCCGACGGTGGCGCGACGCCGTGGCTTCAGGTGGATGCGACCCACGATCAGGCGGGACGCCGCCCTGGCTTCACCCTGAGCCGCTGGAGTGCCCAGGAGCTCGCCGCCGCGGATCACTCCTACGAGCTGCCGACGCCGACGGCGTCATACCTCTACCTGGACGCCGCGCAGAACGGCCTGGGAAGCCGATCCTGCGGGCCGGACGTATGGCCCACCGAGCTGCTGAGGCCCGGATCCCGAACTCTGCACCTGACCCTCAAGGAGCTGTGA
- a CDS encoding ATP-binding cassette domain-containing protein: MCLPSPSFNLPGFSTVRQLCEFAADRRVRTRKERPRVVESAIQVVGLTDVADRKVMRLSGGMRQRLGIAISIIGDPAMIVMDEPTVSLDIDQRRDFRELATQLAYRMPVVVSTHLVDDVESMSGRMVLLSHGDVAFDGSTTTFHDHSSVNATNPWESAY, translated from the coding sequence ATGTGCCTACCTTCCCCATCATTCAATCTGCCCGGATTCTCCACGGTGAGGCAGCTGTGCGAGTTTGCCGCAGACCGGCGTGTCAGGACTCGAAAAGAACGCCCGAGGGTCGTGGAGAGTGCGATCCAGGTTGTAGGGTTGACGGACGTCGCCGACCGCAAAGTCATGAGGCTGTCCGGGGGAATGCGCCAGCGCTTGGGGATTGCTATCAGTATCATCGGAGACCCCGCCATGATCGTCATGGACGAGCCCACCGTCAGCCTCGACATCGACCAGAGGCGTGATTTCCGTGAATTGGCGACACAATTGGCTTACCGGATGCCCGTGGTCGTCTCGACCCACCTTGTCGATGACGTCGAATCAATGTCAGGCCGAATGGTCCTGCTCTCCCACGGGGATGTCGCCTTCGATGGATCGACGACCACATTCCACGACCATTCCTCGGTGAACGCCACCAATCCTTGGGAATCGGCCTACTAA
- a CDS encoding ATP-binding cassette domain-containing protein — protein sequence MINMTTSIAVIPAKQPAGATISVGPRRSPPDINVHIPDLNDPVTGSLHVKRRGFELGPIRIGALKNEILLILGNNGAGKTTLLQALVQAESDAGNRCAYLPHHSICPDSPR from the coding sequence ATGATCAACATGACAACGTCGATAGCGGTAATACCGGCAAAACAACCTGCAGGAGCGACAATCTCAGTTGGTCCTCGACGCAGTCCCCCGGATATCAACGTGCATATTCCTGATCTGAACGACCCGGTGACCGGCTCTCTTCATGTGAAACGACGAGGCTTCGAGCTCGGCCCGATTCGCATCGGCGCCCTCAAGAACGAGATCCTCCTGATCCTGGGCAATAATGGCGCAGGTAAGACCACGCTTCTTCAGGCACTCGTTCAGGCGGAGTCCGATGCGGGGAACCGATGTGCCTACCTTCCCCATCATTCAATCTGCCCGGATTCTCCACGGTGA
- a CDS encoding MFS transporter: MGQVIGPAVGSVAIAWWSYPGSFWAQIVLAVVALAFVVGFTLPSPTQLAGTAGSPSTASTPPPERESADWKATIMLAAAVIALTIVRANRNVIIPLWGHALGIAPHTINLTFAAGAVMDAAVFYPSGRLSDRFGRRASLIPTLLIMGAGFIGMGMWHTVTGFVVCACVIGLGNGFGAGIVMTMGADLSPDVDRSTFLGMWQSVQQAGMTAGPFIVSAMVAGFGVGASVWVTGAVSLLAVVYCLAMVPRAYARMGVDDRGRPLEHA, translated from the coding sequence ATGGGACAGGTGATCGGCCCCGCGGTGGGCAGCGTGGCGATCGCCTGGTGGTCCTACCCCGGATCCTTCTGGGCCCAGATCGTGCTCGCTGTGGTGGCGCTGGCCTTCGTCGTCGGATTCACCCTGCCCTCGCCCACCCAGCTGGCCGGGACGGCGGGGAGCCCGAGCACGGCGTCCACCCCGCCGCCGGAGCGGGAGAGCGCCGACTGGAAGGCCACCATCATGCTGGCCGCCGCGGTGATCGCGCTCACCATCGTGCGCGCCAACCGGAACGTCATCATCCCGCTGTGGGGCCATGCACTGGGGATCGCCCCGCACACGATCAACCTGACCTTCGCGGCAGGGGCGGTGATGGACGCCGCCGTGTTCTACCCGAGCGGGCGGCTCTCGGACCGCTTCGGGCGACGGGCGTCGCTGATCCCCACTCTGCTGATCATGGGGGCCGGGTTCATCGGGATGGGGATGTGGCACACGGTCACCGGGTTCGTGGTGTGCGCCTGCGTCATCGGCCTGGGAAACGGCTTCGGCGCCGGGATCGTGATGACCATGGGAGCAGATCTGTCCCCCGACGTCGACCGATCGACGTTCCTGGGCATGTGGCAGTCGGTGCAGCAGGCCGGCATGACGGCGGGGCCATTCATCGTCTCGGCGATGGTCGCCGGATTCGGGGTGGGGGCCTCGGTGTGGGTGACGGGAGCGGTCTCACTGCTCGCCGTGGTGTACTGCCTGGCCATGGTGCCGCGGGCCTACGCCCGGATGGGCGTCGACGACCGTGGCCGCCCGCTGGAACACGCCTGA